A genomic region of bacterium contains the following coding sequences:
- a CDS encoding B12-binding domain-containing radical SAM protein, translating to MAAVDVCLVNTPLCRYGFNLSGIYPMPHLGLGYLGRLLFDAGVSVGYLDAQFDANSPLTHPDRLPDARVYALTSKVINLVPTHAIARVIRERKPDAHIVLGGPCNIIEPSILFDQFPAFDILATGEGEEVILPLAQRLLDGKGADELVDVPGLALRTNDAVRLTAPATPADLSREIHPMRSLWPESTHRMHPPYGIAPPVSLLETARGCSYDCSFCAIDKTARERPDEVVFDEVRELLASGVNEIHFVDPTFTLNMKRARRLCEGFSRMPRPFKWTCKTRLDLVDPALLALMANSGCYLIAYGIESYAEDVLTNIGKRLAVERTNRALAWTHKAGIRSVGYVLIGSPGESDRSVAETNRMLRRSQVWFVLFGIYLPLPGSGPIPAHDRALNEDLIACYTRGYHERFATTAPNGHANDALARWLLRSALGFYLHPKNLWRIARGVRATRELWHYVKGGAHLAREFARFAWTRIRKGKTVVVRFSDRSDEKLTDAA from the coding sequence ATGGCCGCGGTGGATGTCTGTCTCGTCAATACGCCCCTTTGCCGCTACGGCTTCAACCTCAGCGGCATATACCCGATGCCCCATCTGGGGCTGGGTTATCTGGGTCGGCTTCTCTTCGACGCCGGCGTGTCGGTTGGTTATCTCGATGCGCAATTCGACGCCAACAGCCCCCTTACGCATCCCGATCGCCTGCCAGACGCGCGCGTGTACGCGCTGACGTCCAAGGTCATCAATCTCGTCCCCACGCACGCGATCGCGCGCGTCATCCGCGAACGCAAGCCGGATGCGCACATCGTGCTTGGCGGGCCGTGCAACATCATCGAGCCGTCGATCCTGTTCGATCAGTTCCCGGCGTTCGACATCCTGGCAACCGGTGAGGGCGAGGAGGTGATCTTGCCGCTCGCGCAGCGCCTTCTCGACGGCAAGGGCGCCGACGAGCTTGTTGACGTGCCCGGGCTCGCATTACGCACGAACGACGCCGTGCGTCTCACCGCGCCGGCGACGCCCGCCGACCTTTCGCGCGAGATCCATCCGATGCGTTCGCTTTGGCCGGAATCGACGCACCGCATGCACCCGCCGTACGGTATCGCGCCGCCCGTGTCTCTCCTGGAAACCGCGCGCGGGTGCAGCTACGACTGCTCGTTTTGCGCCATCGACAAAACCGCGCGCGAGCGGCCGGACGAGGTCGTTTTCGATGAGGTGCGCGAGCTTTTGGCCTCGGGCGTCAACGAAATCCATTTCGTCGATCCGACCTTCACGCTCAACATGAAACGCGCGCGCCGTCTGTGCGAGGGCTTTTCCCGCATGCCGCGCCCGTTCAAATGGACCTGCAAAACGCGGCTCGATCTCGTCGATCCGGCCCTGCTCGCGTTGATGGCGAATTCGGGGTGCTATCTCATCGCGTACGGTATCGAGTCCTACGCCGAGGACGTGCTGACGAACATCGGCAAGCGCCTCGCGGTCGAACGCACCAACCGCGCGCTCGCGTGGACGCACAAGGCGGGCATCCGCTCGGTCGGTTACGTGCTGATTGGATCGCCCGGCGAGTCCGATCGCTCCGTCGCCGAAACGAACCGGATGTTGCGGCGCTCGCAGGTGTGGTTTGTGTTGTTTGGAATTTATCTGCCGTTGCCGGGTTCCGGACCGATTCCCGCGCACGACCGCGCGCTGAACGAGGATCTCATCGCCTGCTACACGCGCGGCTACCACGAGCGATTCGCGACGACCGCGCCGAACGGCCACGCGAACGACGCCCTGGCGCGGTGGCTATTGCGCTCGGCGCTCGGATTTTATCTGCACCCGAAAAACCTCTGGCGCATTGCGCGCGGCGTTCGGGCGACGCGAGAGCTTTGGCATTACGTCAAGGGCGGTGCGCATCTCGCGCGCGAATTCGCGAGATTTGCGTGGACGCGGATTCGCAAGGGCAAGACCGTCGTCGTTCGATTTTCGGACCGGAGCGACGAGAAGCTGACCGACGCGGCGTAG
- a CDS encoding radical SAM protein: MPYQIGVQPGFVDRVRKHIRYVWMFPGVMPRAAENYVRLMLGQPRLRFIEFACNFDCFAKCGHCSITKLGANHPNRPLMTVAQMQDTLRQTIELGALNINLTGGEAIMVPFLSDLVAACNPKKTVVSLATNGAPISPQKARDLARWGVRVVTMSLDSADAATHDKSRGLKGCYERLMHAIDHLTDAGIEVFLNTILTRENMINGDIYKMIELASQKRAMLTINPPFQIGGWDGADVHLDAEGKDFHRKLMAFSNVRWEGSSNYFKDGCPAGIEKLYISPYGDIMPCNFTHISFGNVTEKPLAVIWNEMLTTSPFNKIHDHCLVAENPEFYRVYIEPVVKGAVHPMPVEQHPAFSTQGN, translated from the coding sequence ATGCCCTATCAAATCGGAGTGCAACCGGGATTCGTCGATCGCGTGCGCAAGCACATCCGGTACGTGTGGATGTTCCCGGGCGTCATGCCGCGCGCGGCGGAAAACTACGTCCGCCTGATGCTCGGCCAGCCGCGGCTGCGTTTTATCGAGTTCGCGTGCAACTTCGATTGCTTCGCCAAGTGCGGGCATTGCTCCATCACCAAGCTCGGCGCGAATCACCCCAACCGGCCGTTGATGACCGTCGCGCAGATGCAGGACACGCTGCGTCAGACGATCGAGCTCGGCGCGCTGAACATCAACCTCACCGGCGGCGAAGCGATCATGGTGCCGTTCCTGTCGGATCTCGTCGCCGCGTGCAATCCCAAAAAGACCGTCGTGTCGCTGGCGACCAACGGAGCGCCGATCTCGCCGCAAAAGGCGCGCGATCTCGCCCGGTGGGGCGTGCGTGTCGTGACGATGAGCCTGGATTCCGCGGACGCGGCGACGCACGACAAGAGCCGCGGCCTGAAGGGCTGCTACGAGCGCCTGATGCACGCCATCGATCACCTGACCGACGCGGGCATCGAGGTGTTCCTCAACACGATCCTGACGCGCGAGAACATGATAAACGGCGACATCTACAAGATGATCGAGCTCGCCTCGCAAAAGCGCGCGATGCTGACGATCAATCCGCCGTTCCAGATCGGCGGATGGGACGGCGCGGACGTGCACCTGGACGCCGAGGGCAAGGATTTCCATCGCAAGCTGATGGCGTTTTCCAACGTACGTTGGGAAGGCTCGTCCAACTACTTCAAGGACGGCTGCCCGGCGGGCATCGAAAAGCTCTACATCAGCCCGTACGGCGACATCATGCCGTGCAACTTCACGCACATCTCGTTCGGCAACGTCACGGAGAAACCGCTGGCGGTGATCTGGAACGAAATGCTGACGACCAGCCCCTTCAACAAGATTCACGATCATTGCCTCGTCGCGGAGAACCCGGAGTTCTACCGCGTTTACATCGAGCCGGTCGTGAAAGGCGCCGTGCATCCGATGCCCGTGGAGCAGCATCCGGCGTTTTCGACGCAGGGGAACTGA
- a CDS encoding radical SAM protein — protein MAAAGARHLAEMRLAAKFPLVLPRMAKGYVRAWRGERRPLRGAEFCVTYRCQLDCDFCLTKPLIDRARREMETSQAVAAIDAIASLGAIFVNLTGGEALMREDIFEIASRAARRRDLLVTLASHGLSIDASVARELEKARVAIVLLSLDGPDAETHDASRGREGAFDKLMASVEALHGAGIPIFFTTILTRENAEDGSIFRTARLAKKLGGTLTVNWSYMVGANWSCRAPNVSDTERRAFGKLMRMPGVRWEGSNNFAGEGCPAGSEKIYVTPYGDVFPCAVLQGSFGNLLHEPLADIWRRMGGVPEFADNDKPCLAACDADFSGRFELLRRAPGADFAKAVATGPTS, from the coding sequence ATGGCCGCCGCCGGCGCCAGACACCTTGCCGAGATGCGGCTCGCCGCGAAATTTCCGCTCGTGCTTCCGCGCATGGCGAAGGGTTACGTGCGCGCGTGGCGCGGTGAACGCCGGCCGCTGCGTGGCGCGGAGTTCTGCGTCACGTATCGCTGCCAGCTCGATTGCGATTTCTGCCTGACCAAACCGCTCATCGACCGCGCGCGGCGCGAGATGGAAACGAGCCAGGCCGTCGCCGCCATCGACGCCATCGCGAGCCTCGGAGCGATCTTCGTCAACCTCACGGGCGGCGAGGCGCTGATGCGCGAGGACATCTTCGAGATCGCCTCGCGCGCGGCGCGCCGGCGCGATCTGCTGGTGACGCTCGCCAGCCACGGCCTTTCGATCGACGCGAGCGTCGCGCGCGAACTCGAGAAGGCGCGCGTCGCGATCGTGCTGCTTTCGCTCGACGGTCCGGACGCCGAAACGCACGACGCCTCCCGCGGCCGGGAGGGCGCGTTCGACAAATTGATGGCGTCGGTCGAAGCGCTCCACGGCGCGGGCATCCCGATCTTTTTCACCACGATCCTCACGCGCGAAAACGCGGAAGACGGCTCGATCTTTCGCACCGCGCGCCTCGCGAAAAAGCTCGGCGGCACGCTGACCGTCAACTGGTCGTACATGGTCGGCGCCAACTGGTCGTGCCGCGCGCCGAACGTCTCGGACACGGAGCGCCGCGCGTTCGGAAAGCTCATGCGCATGCCCGGCGTGCGCTGGGAAGGCAGCAACAACTTCGCGGGCGAGGGCTGCCCGGCGGGCTCGGAAAAAATCTACGTCACGCCCTACGGCGACGTCTTTCCGTGCGCGGTGCTGCAAGGCTCTTTCGGCAACCTTTTGCACGAGCCGCTTGCCGATATCTGGCGCCGCATGGGGGGCGTGCCGGAATTCGCCGACAACGACAAGCCGTGCCTGGCCGCGTGCGACGCGGATTTCTCGGGGCGGTTTGAGCTTCTCCGCCGCGCGCCCGGCGCGGATTTCGCGAAAGCGGTGGCGACCGGCCCGACGAGTTGA
- a CDS encoding B12-binding domain-containing radical SAM protein: MGPPMGLIGLAAYARANRPGRDDFHLVDERIAPLTPADYERLLADFSPDFVAMSVLTAEAARAGALVRLLKRLAPNTPVAIGGPHASACGVSLLEDMPVDFVVAGEGERAFVRLIDNANGAPVEELAGTSGLSFRHRGEICTTDANRDLIEDLDTLPIPAWDLVDLDTYEISRRMTPVILGRYGVLFTSRGCPYRCTYCHDIFTKKFRAQSPARVVDEIEYLIENHGVNEFEVIDDIFNLKRERVLAICEEIRRRRLVTRFSFPNGVRADRLDEEVLRALASVGTFSMALAVETASPRLQKYIEKHNNLDRVKRTVEIADRLGIFTWGFFMLGFPTETRAEMRKTVRFAARSKFCAALFFQVTPFAGTEMTRRQIPPGALDFVAHMRAAALTGEGPFGDYYWQRSRISNVGPTELGLRMAVANLRFYLGPRRVVRIVRRFSGRRVQLVHGFVNLMAYCLVKYPRNLIAQRDSPAEAA, encoded by the coding sequence ATGGGCCCGCCGATGGGGCTCATCGGTCTGGCCGCGTACGCGCGTGCCAACCGGCCGGGGCGCGACGACTTCCATCTCGTTGACGAGCGCATCGCGCCGCTTACGCCGGCGGACTACGAGCGACTTCTCGCGGATTTTTCGCCTGACTTTGTCGCCATGTCCGTGCTGACCGCGGAGGCCGCGCGCGCCGGCGCGCTCGTCCGCCTTCTCAAACGTCTCGCGCCAAATACGCCCGTTGCGATCGGCGGGCCGCACGCGAGCGCCTGTGGCGTTTCCCTGCTGGAGGACATGCCCGTCGATTTCGTCGTCGCCGGCGAGGGTGAACGCGCTTTCGTCCGCCTTATCGACAACGCGAACGGCGCGCCGGTCGAAGAACTCGCGGGAACGAGCGGGCTTTCGTTTCGCCATCGCGGCGAGATTTGCACGACGGACGCGAATCGCGATCTGATCGAAGACCTGGACACGCTGCCGATCCCGGCGTGGGACCTCGTGGACCTCGATACGTACGAGATCTCGCGCCGCATGACGCCGGTCATCCTCGGGCGTTATGGCGTGCTGTTCACCTCGCGCGGGTGCCCGTACCGCTGCACGTACTGCCATGACATCTTTACCAAGAAATTTCGCGCGCAGAGCCCCGCGCGCGTCGTCGACGAGATCGAATACCTCATCGAAAACCACGGCGTAAATGAGTTCGAGGTGATCGACGACATTTTCAATCTCAAGCGCGAACGCGTCTTGGCGATCTGCGAGGAGATCAGGCGCCGCCGCCTTGTGACGCGGTTTTCCTTCCCCAACGGCGTGCGCGCCGACCGGCTCGACGAAGAGGTGTTGCGCGCGCTCGCGTCCGTGGGAACCTTCTCGATGGCTCTCGCGGTCGAGACGGCGAGCCCGCGGCTGCAGAAGTACATTGAGAAGCACAACAACCTCGACCGCGTGAAACGGACGGTCGAAATCGCGGACAGACTCGGCATCTTCACCTGGGGATTTTTCATGCTCGGCTTCCCCACGGAAACGCGTGCGGAAATGCGAAAGACCGTACGATTCGCGGCACGCTCCAAATTCTGCGCCGCTTTGTTTTTTCAGGTGACGCCATTCGCCGGTACGGAAATGACACGCCGGCAGATCCCGCCAGGTGCGCTCGACTTCGTGGCGCACATGCGCGCGGCCGCGCTCACCGGCGAGGGTCCGTTTGGGGATTACTACTGGCAACGCAGCCGCATCTCCAACGTCGGGCCGACGGAGCTTGGTCTGCGCATGGCTGTCGCGAACCTGCGTTTTTACCTGGGGCCGCGGCGCGTCGTGCGGATCGTGCGGCGATTTTCCGGGCGGCGTGTGCAATTGGTGCACGGATTCGTCAACCTGATGGCATATTGTCTCGTGAAATATCCGCGCAATCTGATCGCGCAACGCGATTCGCCCGCCGAGGCCGCTTAG
- a CDS encoding B12-binding domain-containing radical SAM protein, with product MRVLFVEHIQVTLPIENLSAYLKRAGHAVDAFFDPGLFDDSNFHWPRVARRFSHVPLLLQKVSDWRPDLVCFSVVTDYFGWAATLASAIKEHFDVPIVIGGIHVTSVPEQVMTHPAFDFGVLGEGEEALAELCDALENAKPYESIANLAYKTGTPAGFHANPQRPFIQDLDSLPHPDKELLRDVWKRHYGARYHAIASRGCPHTCSYCCHSFLFKESRRQGLGRYLRMKSVDHFLDELESARVRYGIREILIHDNVLTADRAWFKEFARQYPKRVGLPYFCWVDPNSVDDEIAGLLESSGCAAAWIGVSRVPGQDDNVVNRAKFDKSMLRALDALRRTNIYVLADNIVGLPRQTNRDVENLIRLYLDHPVDRTVVFHIRYYPRIDLVKTALEAGDLTPEDVARIESDGGTKSFTMKDGNANDELMRLSNLLLFCVLIPRRVTEWLLADKRRLRLVPTRSLFLQQQFIADYVARLRRRKSRVPLISSSWRVGYNLVRDVLRRALYRGGPLTRYSPNVTLVRPRTAPAFPSAGFARLHTQGAGPLT from the coding sequence ATGCGGGTTCTATTCGTCGAGCATATACAGGTAACGCTGCCGATCGAGAATCTGTCGGCGTATCTCAAGCGTGCCGGGCACGCCGTCGACGCGTTTTTCGATCCCGGCCTTTTCGACGACAGCAATTTTCACTGGCCGCGCGTGGCGCGCCGGTTCAGCCATGTGCCGCTGCTGCTTCAGAAGGTGTCGGATTGGCGGCCCGACCTCGTGTGTTTTTCGGTCGTCACGGACTACTTCGGCTGGGCCGCCACGCTCGCGAGCGCGATCAAGGAACACTTCGATGTTCCGATCGTCATCGGCGGCATCCATGTGACCAGTGTGCCCGAACAGGTGATGACGCACCCCGCGTTCGACTTCGGGGTACTGGGCGAAGGCGAGGAGGCTCTCGCCGAACTGTGCGACGCGCTCGAAAACGCGAAGCCGTACGAATCGATCGCGAATCTGGCGTACAAGACGGGCACGCCCGCCGGATTCCACGCAAATCCGCAACGCCCGTTCATTCAGGATCTCGATTCGCTTCCGCATCCGGACAAGGAATTGCTGCGCGATGTGTGGAAGCGGCATTACGGCGCGCGTTATCACGCCATCGCGTCGCGCGGCTGCCCGCATACATGCTCGTATTGCTGCCACTCGTTCTTGTTCAAGGAGAGCCGACGCCAGGGGCTTGGCCGCTATCTGCGCATGAAGAGCGTCGACCATTTTCTCGACGAGCTCGAGTCCGCGCGAGTCCGTTACGGCATCCGTGAGATCCTGATTCACGACAACGTGCTCACCGCGGATCGCGCGTGGTTCAAGGAGTTCGCCCGCCAATACCCGAAACGCGTTGGCCTGCCGTATTTCTGCTGGGTCGATCCGAATTCGGTGGACGACGAAATCGCGGGGCTGCTCGAATCGAGCGGCTGCGCGGCGGCCTGGATCGGCGTATCGCGCGTGCCCGGGCAAGACGACAACGTCGTCAACCGCGCGAAGTTCGACAAGTCGATGCTTCGGGCGCTCGATGCACTGCGCCGCACGAACATCTACGTGCTGGCGGACAATATCGTGGGGCTTCCCCGGCAGACGAATCGCGATGTCGAAAATCTCATCCGGTTGTATCTCGACCATCCCGTCGATCGCACCGTCGTCTTCCACATCCGCTACTACCCGCGCATCGATCTCGTGAAGACGGCGCTGGAGGCAGGCGACCTTACGCCCGAAGACGTCGCGCGGATCGAAAGCGACGGCGGCACCAAGTCGTTCACCATGAAAGACGGCAACGCGAACGACGAATTGATGCGGCTTTCGAATCTGCTTTTGTTTTGCGTGTTGATTCCTCGCCGCGTGACCGAATGGCTCCTCGCGGACAAGCGGCGGCTTCGCCTCGTCCCGACGCGCTCGTTATTCCTGCAACAGCAGTTCATCGCCGATTACGTGGCGCGTCTCCGCCGCCGCAAGAGCCGCGTGCCCCTGATCAGCAGTTCGTGGCGCGTCGGGTACAACCTTGTCCGCGACGTCCTGCGGCGAGCCCTGTACCGCGGCGGACCTCTGACCCGCTATAGCCCGAATGTCACGCTCGTGCGGCCGCGCACGGCGCCCGCATTCCCGTCAGCGGGTTTCGCGCGCTTGCACACACAGGGCGCGGGACCGCTTACGTAG